A window of Tachypleus tridentatus isolate NWPU-2018 chromosome 7, ASM421037v1, whole genome shotgun sequence genomic DNA:
CGATATGAACTAAAGCGCAAAAAGAATACAAACACGACAATAATgatgcttcataaaaagtaaaataaaatacatttttaactctatgtggtgcgtaaatgagtccagtgtttttaattagaaagtttctagctagcataaatgtaaacttgttagagaatttctactgtttaaaattttggcatgacgaaaggggtgtttgaacatcagataagatacatcaaagttctacagttatcgaagcaaagaaaatttggcaaatgccggtttgttaaacagcaaaagaaaataagcaaatataaatgtcccggcatggccaggtggttaaggcgctcggctcgtaattcgaaggtcgtgggttcgaatcctcgtcacaccgaacatgctcgccctttcagccgtgggagcattataatgtgacggtcaatcccactattcgttggcaaaagaatagctcaagagttggcggtgggtggtgatgactagctgccctccctctagtcttacacaactaaattagcagttgtagtatatgaaggatggaagtcctcacattatacattatacgtatatatgtctactactaaatggaatgagtacaacccaactttacgaggtaatgactcataaacagagtcatgcagtacaaatctatagaataaacatttattaaaggtttggagacggcttgaatggtaatgaagaatataatggtattatatataatgaatataatagtatataatggTATTATATACTAGCGCAAGTGCTAGTCCCTTGGACGGAATTTACGTaactttataattaatgaaaagttatctaacGACATGAATAATTGTCTCCCTTATATGTGACCAGATCAATgaaaaccatgagataaaatactgataaaacgccttcctttccccgtagcgggcttagaaccataatttgaaacagcttctatccaagtggaaccgttttaaaatggtcatattagaagcatctttcatatatcttcccaaatgttaatacagtagaaaatatgtattttttacagttttgttgttcatacatttcactttatactttgagtacacagattaacaagaatatcaggttatacttttgttgctaagcgacatggcataaagttgttgttgtatacCTATACCAAGTTAAGATTCAtccgtaactgtgtcaataactgtgaaaacacatgactcataaacagagtcaatagagtacaacaatttccaaaatgttttgagatggctgcaatgataaagaagaaacctgtattatatttatatatctacacacaacgTCTCTAGAAGCTgttatcaagtatccatttaaaccgactgcaatttccttctaaaaatcgataccattaaatttaaacgtttcttataaggtggaagattagagtgtaaagtttatagccttaatacattatatttataacggtgTCTAAACTTCACGCAGAACACCAgcataaaatgtatagaaagtaagtaaatatatgtgactgaaggtatattacattcttgttatgttcgtctatttgtcctctacccaccacgactatcgatagccggtttctagcgttgtaagtcccagacactcggtatgaaatagtgaaatgtgatgacatttcccgttatcacaatacttacttCAGGAAGATGAAAATTCTGAACGTTTTTGGCCCTCTTCTCttttatacttttacattttctcttctcgTTTGTATTAACAGACTGATCTTCATCTCTTTGtggtacaagtgaatatttaattttttttctatcatctttatttgtatggtcTTCGGTGTTAGCTGATTTTACTCTTTTACATCTACAACAATTGcacttccaaataatgacactacaaaagaaaagcgctaataaataacatggatgatttaatttgactcttatttgtacatcagtgttatgtcaattaaaaatggaatataattataatctagaaataataatatttaacaacgacagccacagggacgttctctcccagtggaacgttagtaagtatatgaacatataacactaaaataggcgggttcagttccccacggtggacatgGCAAGTTGACCCCTGctgcatctctttaaaataaagataacaaatgtaaacaggaataaaatgttatagctCAAGAgggataattgaataattattatactcgctgataaatttcaattttaagaccatattgaaataaactgaaaatcattaattagttaaagaacttttttgaatgaaaatgccttttatatttatctcaagtactcaattgtaataatttaggttacccatattttacacgtttcaatttcaagtatttctactgacacgcacattaccttattgtatttacatataaaaaaacagtttgaacaataacatacttacaaggaatgtttttcatcagaagaacttgtaatattgtaaaaagtgatccacaatttaagctttaagtgaatctccacacttaaaatacactttattgtaaactaatgatgctaatttcccttatatatttcttattaatgcaagcgtttgtaaccttttgaatatttatcattctaattaaaataaagtaactaatatattttttatttctcagcccctttaaattcattattaagtatatacacacatggttcaactattaataacttagaaattatattaagatctattcaacaaaacataaaaaaatactgttttgttcttaccttagaaaaattaacaaaagtggtaTTCCTACTGCAGCAGTTACCAATGGAATCGTATGTTCTGacatggatggtgctgaaatggaaaaatacaagttaaaaagaaagttagttagtcaagtgcaatttgttttttgttatatgatagtattggagaaggctacgtttcatttggtatacttacagtgaaaataacaagataaccacagcgttctgagttatttatttattctattttcaaatagaatatttattctatttatttattgaaacacgtataagtttaatgcacatggataaaacagtacaggtaaagaagtgtaaagtatcactttagatttacttttttccttgataatccaagtaaagatatttacttatcatatcttatgacaatcaaatacactgactgtgtttttatatcaaatcAGGATGATCATTTGATGCGTCACGTGACTGACCACCATTACAgcagttatatatatttgtaacaagacAAAAGGCAAAAGTAACAAGTTCTCAGACTTCCAAGGATGTATGATTGTCGACACTGACTTACtagcaatttgtaaactgaatactgtttatatgtttcactattcaaagaaatctgtaattagtgtctaaatgaactacaaacgaaagagaatatattggaaaactaTTGGTAACAATTCAAAGGGAAAGTACATGGACGGtctttttattgtaaactaatgtaaaactcTGTTCGAGTCAACcagttttttat
This region includes:
- the LOC143256120 gene encoding uncharacterized protein LOC143256120 isoform X3, with translation MLERSSSLIDQYIVRDDLSSRYYPSQPGTEEETYVPSPRKTPSMSEHTIPLVTAAVGIPLLLIFLRDAAGVNLPCPPWGTEPAYFSVICSYTY